A stretch of DNA from Sebastes umbrosus isolate fSebUmb1 chromosome 14, fSebUmb1.pri, whole genome shotgun sequence:
TGAAATTTTGGCACTTAAAAAAGGTTATGCTGTACGCAAAGCAGCTCATTTGtgtcttgtatttatttaacttgTATGTTTGAGtgaggactgtggattttgtctgCCATCTTTTACAGTGTAGTTTCATTAGCAATGGGACCATTTCACAACCAGTGTGGAGATGGATAAAgattacagtgacaaataaCTCTTACAACGTGGCTTTATGTTAAGAAAGACTTCTCTCGAAATCTTACCTTTAAACACTTTGCACTCCactctgtgtttttatgtttgcatttattaaaGATACAGTGAAAGGGTTGCTATATCAttcattttgggggaaaacaaaccAAGAAACCCCACCACCATtaacaacaaatacaaaatcaGCTCACAGGGAAACTTTGAACTTTGCTGACATCAGATTTTCAtgtaaatgttgtatttttgtggCAAACAATTGTTCTAATGTCGTAATACATCCAAATCTGTTCCAATGACCTGCCctggggagaaaaaaatatatcttcttcttgtttactgtcataaaaCTACTTTAACTTCTTTTACACAGAATCCAAAAAATGGAAGTGGTTTATGTTGTGAGACATCATCATTCAAGTGTACAGCTGCCACCGTTCTGTTTAGACTGGAAATAACGATAAAGTGCTTCAGTCTGAAACATAAACCTGCCATAATATTGACACATCacagtgacaataaacatcAACTGTTTCATGCAGGCACATGTCAGCAGCCCTACGTTGTTGGACTGTGAAGCATTAATGCAGGTTGAACATGCAAAACAGACCTGTTTATTAATAGTCATGATGGCTTCTTTAACAGGATGATGTCACATGTCCATCTTACCGAGTAGTTTTTACGTTACCGTGGTCTTGCTTGGCTCAAGTTACATCTATGGAGATGCCACAGTGTTGTCCAGCAACTTCCCAATAATGTTGGCATCACATGTCAGAGCTCATATAGTCCATTACTTCACCATGACATCCACTCCAGCAGATGTTGTtttagaaagagagaagagataaATCCACAGTACTCGGCTGAGAGCTACGTCAAGgcattttttcacatctttGTAACATTGAAGTCAACATGTCACAAAAAGCCCAAaagccaaaacaaaaatataattgtCATGACCTTCACAATATTTCAACCAGCTTTACAATTAACCAACAGAACGGCGCTCGCTCTAGTTAAAGCGGCGCacattaaatactgtaaattttCAAATTAGGGAAACAACAAAGGCTGAGTGAGTTTCAAATAGCCCGATGACCCACAAAGGCCTCATTGAGCAGGGTGAAATTACCTGTATCATCACGGTTCACATGATAAATTCAGCATAACGCACATTTCTCCCGCACTATTTTCAGAGTTTCtcctcttaaaggaacagttccaCTTTTTGTGGAATACACTTGTTTGCTTTCTAGCTGAGAGTGGTTGATGATGAAGGGGTTAATACCACTCGTCTGTCCGTTGAAGTCACAGTGAAATGGAAGTTGGTTGGAGGTTCGTATGCTCTGCTAGTGCGGTTTTATATAACGGGCGCGCGGTTAGCTTGTTGCTCCAAATCACATTTGATTGGAACATCAAATAATTTCTCAAACTGTTGAACtattgctttaaaggaacagtgtgaaacattttCGGGGGATTGTTAgcggaaatggaatataatattcacaactatgttttcattagtgtgtaatcacctgaaactatgaatggttgtgttttcgttagcttagaatgagatcTTCagatctacatagggagcgggtcctcttcacggagtccgcccatggatgtataaagagatacagcgttggaggcggggccccgttcattcctatgaaagttgctcggtggcgcatgaagccaaaatggctcgacttccgagtagaaaagtacccggatcttccggcgatcttttacatccattgggcccattggagcaggcgcagtagcgtccgctcggtcacagggtcacagccgtcacgctgtcgtcacggcttgcctcctccgcctcccagcccctcgctccagcctcggtctgggtctctcattcacatgaacggaggaagggaaatatctctggattcagctattagtgcgttttacaacttttaggacctaatgatttaaataaggactattagagtgttcatactgggaagttgattcacctaaaaaaaaaaaatgatccgctgtgttccagacgtctctttcccaattcaagtctatggggaaaagtatttttgggcccaatggcatcacgtgacgaacacggaagttgtagtaccgccgtttggccgctacgaaaattggcatcaatgactggcgctcttcctgggggctcgagtccgccatgtttctacagtagcccagaacaaaccaaacactgactctagagaaagcctttcacgtttttacgttacctgaaggccgccgtagttctccaacacgcttgtgaaactgtggtaacgtgagctgcagagtgcaataccgtggtaccgccagctgccgtctgacttccgtttctcctaaagtagtgttattatggtaaggatggcctctgagcgaggagaaCGGCGTTActatggttttgcactcggtggctaacgttaccgcagtcttggaaagagaggagtgagcggagggctactcagttggttgcaatctgcaaccacaccactagatgccgccaaatcctattTAACAGAAATCCTGTTCTCACTTATTGATTTATTCCAGTCATTCGGTGTGAAACTATAGATGCAACATTTCCTGCACAGATGTGTCTTAGTGCTGTGAAATGTACATTACGCCGAATTCATCGATATAACAGGTAAACGTAGATGAAGTGTTGCATTAATAGCGAAAAGCATCGGCAGCAAATGAAACAAAAGCACATCAGAAAACAAAGTTTCTTactaaaatatgatcaaatataaaactgaaattaGAGAAATCCtgtttgaaaataaaagtctttgttttctctgcagTTAAAGTAAATACGACATTTCAGAGTCTCATGACTGTATTTACCGAGATCTTACATCCTCACATAAACTGATGATTTGTACGATGCAGCCAACCTAGTTACAGTACAAAGACGTGAAGAACAAACTGCTGTCTTTTCTCTCCTACTTTGCTCCTCTGGTCCTGTCCTCAAATGTcccagtcagagagagaggatcATCAATAACGACAGGAAATACCAATCAGTAAAAGGTCCAGGAGTGAATCGTCCAAGTCCCATGTTATTGAAAACTCATTGCGATGGCTGGCCGTTCACCTCTGTTTTTGAAGTTAAAGGCTCACTGTCAAAGTTCCCAATGACCTCCACCTGGACGGGCTGCTGAAACAACaccacagacacagagatcAGGGACACAATAAAGACAAAATGATGACAGAAGCTGTTGCTCTTGTTGTCAATGAAGGAATTCCTGTTAATGTTATTGTTGGGAGTTATAACCTGGAGCTCAGTTCTTTCCTGTCTGTTACATAACATGAGGACAGGAACACGTTACGGAGACTTTGACAGTAGACAGTATGACTTTCAATAATAAGATTACAATGATACAGTTTAAAGCAgttggttcccaacctttttccttaagggactcTTTTCTATCGTTGAGTACACTGAAAACGCCTtactaaattacatattttatggatatttcatattatataagAACAATAATACAGAACAACTGACTGGAACTGTACAATGAACCTAAacagtgaacgcaataacttcacgaagtttgtgtaaaatgaatgatttggatgaattttgagcagattattttctgTGAATATTACATCAGAGATGCTGTTATCTTTAGGAACTTTcaatacaattctctgtctgtatttattttatttttaaaaatcataccTACTTAATAGGCTTAtcttttgacaaattcagtgtttttttcttcctgacGCTTGCCGATttttctatcagctctttggttgttttaactgcgtagttttctaatgcaggatgagGCTGTTCAGTGAATgtagcttgtgttcaggtcttcaccgtgcccttatcctgtttatatcttaaaggcagggttgacgatgttctccagtctacactatttgttatattggttgaaatagtctttacaccccgacagcgagcCATTActgatgaaaaaggaaaaaagagccgtcatctgtagctgctgtaatcctgtaaaaacgtctaccaatcactgcctcgcggtacgcatggaaagaaccaatcagatgcctccctgcctccctgctcgtactctacccttggcgtgcaccagcctgaactcaaagcgtgtcgccgccgcacgtttcctggagaatggaagagtaaactcagccctgcagtagcactgccgcggttactggTGATGAGGTAGCATTGTTgtgttgaggtcctctctccgctctgtgtctgtgaagtagttacgatgcggcggtgctcgtgcatgtgtgtgtgcgggggggcgttgccttggaagaaGCTCagaggggagggtggggggggtttagacggagctcctgaggcgatgctactttcaaattatgctagctttacaacatcgtcgaccctatctttaaataataatccaaactttaaaaataacaaattcatttagttttcttcacagaaatgaataaaatgctGAGATATCGGTCAATGgtatacttttttaaaaaggttgccttacaccccttaaaatcaagaaggtcTCGTGACCCCCTCTGAAGCTTTTGCGACCCCTAgcgggggtcgggacccccaggttggaaaCCAGTGATTTAAAGCACAATAATTAtgtctccctctgtttccaaccttctttttttaagttgtagtaAACCTGCATAGATCACATTCATACTGTCAGCACAATACCTGGATGTTCTGAATTTTCCCATTCTGATTTCTGGGTGAGAAAATGGGATTGTGGTTATTCTTGGGTACGGTCTGTCTGCCTCCCATCTGGCCCGTAGCGCCGACGCCGTTCGGTTTGTGGACGCAGAGCACCTTCTGGAAGCTCTGCCTGAAGTTGTCGGAGAGGAAGCCGTAGAGGATCGGGTTGGCGCAGGAGTTGACGTAGGTGAGGATGACCAGGAAGAAGTAGACCGCAGCGGTGGTGTTGTTCTCGGGGATGATGTGAATCAGGTTGACGATGTTGGTCGTGAAGAAGGGCAGCCAGCAAAGTACAAACACCAACACGATGATCACCACCATGCGCGTCACCTTACGCTCCGACTTCCGCCGCTTAGTCAGGCCCGCACGCACACCTGCTGACCTCACCTGAAATTGAGATGGTTGGTTGAAAAGGTTTCATTAGATTATGAGAGCAGAAACTAACGTTCAAAAATATGTTGCAAATTTTATGTGTCCCGTTACCTTGATGACGATGAGCAGGTAGCAGAGGCAGATGACAACCAGAGGACCAAAGAAGCCCAGGATGGACGTGTAGAGGATGAAGACAATGGACCACAACTCACGCGGCTCAGGCCAGGTTATGTTGCAGGTGTTTAACTCCTCCTGAACATGCGAGTAGATCGTGACCGGCAGCACAATCAGAAAGGACACGACCCACACCATGCCGTTGAAAACCTTGGCCACCTGTGGCTTCCGCCATTTAGCACTGCGAATAGGATGAACCACGGCCAGGTAGCGATCGATGCTCATCACCGTCAGGCAAAAGGTGGACGAGAACTGGCTCATTGCGTCAGCAGTCATGCACACCTTGCAGAAGAAATCCCCATACGGCCAGTAGGAAAGCACGCTGTTGGTGCCGAGGAAGGGGATTCCCAGGATGTAGAGTTCATCCGCCAAGGCTAAATTGAAGATGTATACGTTGGTCACAGTCTTCATCTTGGTGTAGCGCACCACCACGTAGATGACCAGCGTGTTACCCAGAAGACCCATGATGAAGACGACGGAGTAGACGACTGCGGTGACAACGTTGAAGGGCATCAGCCCAAAGTCTGAGGTGTTGTTGTGGGTGGGGTAGGACTGGGAGGAAGACTCGCTGACCTCCTCAGATGTCGACGACAAATTGTAGTAACCTTCCATGTTGAAGGAGGGAGTGCTGGCGTCTGTTTGGATTAGAGTCGGAAATAGCTCATGAGAGAAAAGACAGATACAAATTTACAATCATCAGtacatccttgagtccaagtggacgttcgTGCCAAATTTATTGGACGAAATGTAATCTTGGAACCCAACGGCGATCGTCTGATGATGATGGTTTAAAATGATCGTGTAAAccggctacttgtgaaacaatccggttgCACATGTCGTCTttccaactccaactccagtctcacgTCTCAAGGTGCTAATCGGACtttaaacaatgagcagcgcctcctaagaaaaggaagtcttggcctggatatccgctggctacaccagcaaaccccagaaatatagccccttgccccCAGAGGGGTTATACATCGTCAGAACAGAAGCCCATGGCTTCCGAGATTAGGCGCTTCTGAGATATcttgttcacgagaatgggacggacgtgaggtcacagtgaccattgaccaccaaaatcaactcagttcatccttgagtccgaGTGGACGCTTGTGCCAAACTTGAAGAAGTTCCCTctaggcgttcctgagatatcacgttctaGAGAATGGGtcagacagacggacaacccgaGAACATATTGCCTCTGGCCACGACTGTTAAAAAAACGTAGTGGTAGTTTAATACCGTGGGTGTTCTAAGGCTCTGTGAATTTCTGCTTCAGAGAATTCGTGTTATATCTACCTTTTGTACCTCTCAACAACAACACGGACAGGAGGCTATCTGGGCAAGAAGCCCATATTTACCCAGAGATGAGACAAACGTTCCACTGAATTGTCTGGGCCGGTGGCCAACGTGCCATTTCTCTTAATGGAAAGTGGCACTTTAGAAGAAGAGACATTAGTTAAGTAGATTTCAAGTGCAGTCACTGCAGTTTGATTAGATGTCCACAATGCgggaacagaaacaaaaacctGAAGCCAAGTGAcaagtacattttaaatattttttttttacaaaaggcttcatagttcaacaaataatatttagatttttaaatCTATAGTAGTTCATAAATTACgttctaatctaacaaatctaaaactaaaaatatgttaaatgtCTAAAATCTGTCTAGtacatttctcttgtgttgttcttttaATATAACTATTAATGTGAGGGGGGTCCCCGATATATTCTCTATCATGTCAGGGGTTGTTGACTGAAAAAATATTGAGAACTTCTGAGCCAGTGTGCCACAGTGATAAATATACATCAACATTGAAGTGTTTAAAGTTATTGATTTTGTCAAATAGTTAACTAGTTTTGAGAAATCCCTCCTCTGTCATTTAACGATATATACACTCAGTGGCTACTTTATTAGGTACGCCTGTACAGTCTAATGCAATCCATCCAATTTTAATAGCCCTGCCATAACATGGCAATAGAAGGTTTTAATGTTCAGGTTTTGGTCCAAAATgcaatagggctgcaactaacgattattttcattgtcgattaatctgaaaattattttcttgattaatcgattagttgtttgctctataaaatgtcagaaaatggtgaaaaatgttgatcagtgtttctcaaaatgacgtttactgtcatagaggagtaaagaaaccagaaaatattcacatttaagaagctggaatcagagaattttctcttttttttcttaaaaatgactcaaaccgatgaatcaattatcaaaatagttgccggtTAATTTAAAAGTTGACGACTAAAATTGATGATCGATTAAACTCTATATTAGAAAGAGTTCtgaatataatgcagtccaGTAAAACACCAAAACTACCTGTAACTATGACATCAATGCTAAAATATGTAATTGAATGAACACCTCTATGACAGTGCCaacagaaagaacattataagCATCATAAAAGTAGCATTAATGGCATAACATTTGTACtggattgcattagattgtacaggtgtacctaataaagtggccactgagtgtatGTAGCACTATATTCTAGCATTCAAAACTGTGATGATATTTATGTTGAGTTGGAAATTATTTAATCACAATATAGAGAGTAATTCTTGTCACTTGTCTCCCACACTGGGAACACGAGTGGTGGACTTCTATTTCCATCCCATTGTGCATTAAGGTTCAACGGAGGAGGGTGagctacacagagacacaaaggaCGACTTTACTGATTGACAGGATGAATGTTTGCTGTGACTTTGCTCTTGTGCATTCATGCAGTCATAGTTTGGGTATAACAGCACATTTCACAGTCGACATGTCTTTGCCTATAAAATGCCTCTGGATCTGCATCCTCTCCCTGCTGTTCAcactttttcattgtttttgcagcagtgaaatattatattatatatttgtcttCTACTATAATCAGGGGTGGATGAAAGTTCTACATTTCAGCAAAttaagtaaaagtgcaaaagtatttgcatgaaaatatacaaaaagtaaaagtactcattgtgcagaatTTCAGAATCATAAAtgttatattactggattataattattgttgcattaatgtgttcatcacttaaGACGTGataggtttttatttatttaggagcCCTTAATGGCAATTTGCCGTCACCCATCATGTCCTTATTAAATTGGTCCTTTAATCATTAATCAACTCGTTCAAGTGATAAGCTAAAGTTTGAACTCCCTTGTGCAAACACTAAATTTGTGGGAAActgtttttggtgtttttgctgCAAAAACTTGGAACAGTttataaaacacattcaaattaaACACAATTGCACCTCTTGGTGATTTTAAATCCATGATTACAAACTACTCCGCTCTTGAATGTAACTGTTTATAACATTGTTGTCTGGATGACTGCTTGTTGTGATTCGTTAATTATGTcctgtgtatatttatatttatatttattgttgttttattgtactCTCAACGTCATTGAAAATGAGGTCATGCCCTCCGTGATTCCtcgagatttaaataaaaaggttgaatgaatgaaattttAATACTATAACTGGTAatggtggagctcattttaattactattatatactgctgggtagtatataacaatatatcacaatttattagttgatttatattttgtattaataatatgaatctGCAAAGTACTTTAACTAGTAACTCCagctctgaaatgtagtgaagtagaaagtgcaatattgtacttttttaaaacttaagTAGTACTTGAGtcaatgtacttagttacattccaccactgattataATGCATCTTAATGTTGGTGAATTCAAGAGACTTACCTAATGAAGATATCTTaacgtttttattttatgtaaactGTAAAACAATGAATTGTCTATTGATTGAAGAGTTATTAATATTTACGTATTATATTCATACTGCCATTGTGAGACTGCATCTACCACATGCCCTTACCTGGTGCCTTTGTGGGTgacctaaaataataataataaccttatAACAGTCAGTTGACAGACGTTGCGTCCCGAGGCTGTGAAAACGTGTTGCACAAATAAACAGTGTGACGTGAAGATTCACTGAACCGCGCTTCAAAAACACGGGAGTGACGCGCAGCCCGCAGTGTGTTGTTGAGTCAACAAACACTCCAAGCCCCTGTTCTCCCTCCAGGCTTCATACGGGACGGGACATTATTGTCCACCAAACTATAATAGCTGTAGCCTTCAGTCATGAGATGTCTGGCTCGTTTAAATCCGAGTTGGACAAATGAACCTTTAAGGCTCATTAACAGCTTTCCAAACACCGTTTCACGTCCTCTGTTGGGAAATAAAtgactattaaattaaattacgataaaaaaaggaatcaaaagtttacatttaaagggactgtttgtaactttttacacgtataaatataccgggtcgggatcccatgcgcgcttgcgtgtgggcggagtctctgctcctctgcctgcttgccttcactcacacaccgccaGTGTTCTCGCTGtgtcgctccacctctacacgttcATGCGCACTcacaacacactgcagaagagttagtttagctctgagaatatctagtgaatgtacagtgtacgtttgtgcagaaataactgctgcagctcctccagacca
This window harbors:
- the LOC119501826 gene encoding somatostatin receptor type 5-like isoform X1, with translation MEGYYNLSSTSEEVSESSSQSYPTHNNTSDFGLMPFNVVTAVVYSVVFIMGLLGNTLVIYVVVRYTKMKTVTNVYIFNLALADELYILGIPFLGTNSVLSYWPYGDFFCKVCMTADAMSQFSSTFCLTVMSIDRYLAVVHPIRSAKWRKPQVAKVFNGMVWVVSFLIVLPVTIYSHVQEELNTCNITWPEPRELWSIVFILYTSILGFFGPLVVICLCYLLIVIKVRSAGVRAGLTKRRKSERKVTRMVVIIVLVFVLCWLPFFTTNIVNLIHIIPENNTTAAVYFFLVILTYVNSCANPILYGFLSDNFRQSFQKVLCVHKPNGVGATGQMGGRQTVPKNNHNPIFSPRNQNGKIQNIQQPVQVEVIGNFDSEPLTSKTEVNGQPSQ
- the LOC119501826 gene encoding somatostatin receptor type 5-like isoform X2; this encodes MEGYYNLSSTSEEVSESSSQSYPTHNNTSDFGLMPFNVVTAVVYSVVFIMGLLGNTLVIYVVVRYTKMKTVTNVYIFNLALADELYILGIPFLGTNSVLSYWPYGDFFCKVCMTADAMSQFSSTFCLTVMSIDRYLAVVHPIRSAKWRKPQVAKVFNGMVWVVSFLIVLPVTIYSHVQEELNTCNITWPEPRELWSIVFILYTSILGFFGPLVVICLCYLLIVIKVRSAGVRAGLTKRRKSERKVTRMVVIIVLVFVLCWLPFFTTNIVNLIHIIPENNTTAAVYFFLVILTYVNSCANPILYGFLSDNFRQSFQKVLCVHKPNGVGATGQMGGRQTVPKNNHNPIFSPRNQNGKIQNIQPVQVEVIGNFDSEPLTSKTEVNGQPSQ